A region of Culicoides brevitarsis isolate CSIRO-B50_1 chromosome 1, AGI_CSIRO_Cbre_v1, whole genome shotgun sequence DNA encodes the following proteins:
- the LOC134827453 gene encoding gamma-aminobutyric acid receptor-associated protein has translation MKFQYKEEHPFEKRRAEGDKIRRKYPDRVPVIVEKAPKARIGDLDKKKYLVPSELTVGQFYFLIRKRIHLRPEDALFFFVNNVIPPTSATMGSLYQEHHEEDYFLYIAYSDENVYGKK, from the exons ATGAAGTTCCAATACAAGGAAGAGCATCCATTTGAAAAACGTCGTGCCGAGGGTGATAAAATTCGTAGAAAGTATCCAGATCGTGTGCCA gtaattGTTGAAAAAGCACCAAAGGCTCGTATAGGCGATTTAGACAAGAAAAAGTATTTAGTTCCTTCAGAGTTGACAGTTGGACAGTTCTATTTTCTGATCCGTAAACGTATTCATTTGAGACCTGAGGACGCactatttttctttgtgaaCAACGTAATTCCTCCAACATCAGCTACAATGGGATCTCTATACCAA gAACACCACGAAGAGGACTATTTCTTATATATTGCATATTCTGACGAAAATGTTTACGGAAAGAAGTAA
- the LOC134826968 gene encoding zinc finger protein ZFP2-like yields METSVVEADMCCQTCLGPSVFLTSNPVNSNNLIAPITTTTTEDIGKGTNCLLSLFSVLDDFDGYTLGDLLRICCDVEIKMGDRLKYLCEECTTTLLIMYKFRVKAKEAQRILELHDAPSKGLNNVLVDENPTNFLTEMADHTNTVTNEIGDFSLQTMQLLQQCGSFCGDLESLNEESRGTENSPPPSSTATTTVESVSSLNNSAENSGDDEIINYVLPIIRPKNCIDHSVEQQPLIRLKRKCRRSVKETPINYKCKQCGAGFFILKNLVSHLTLVHGIQEKYRCRICDEETTNIDDYLDHQNKHVVIKEVSSTTESPIETNVKRVETKKLFKCDHCPKTFMSKSSLQAHIRVHTGERPFQCSKCEKHFKTVGALELHERRHAGIKPYVCTYCGKSFVESSNLKVHVRSHTNEKPHICVHCGRGFSRVFLLQIHTRTHTGERPYQCNICNKAFSQRGDLKSHKKIHTNDRPFICELCGKRFIKNSSLNQHKRNHKSCLGKMILPDSAGSIFDNVTPLPVFESNFLHLYFYINKDEDELTIVILI; encoded by the exons ATGGAAACAAGTGTGGTCGAAGCAGATATGTGTTGTCAGACCTGTCTTGGCCCATCAGTATTTTTAACATCGAATCCAGTGAATTCGAACAACCTAATAGCACCAATAACAACGACTACAACAGAAGATATTGGAAAAGGAACCAACTGTCTTCTCTCACTTTTTTCAGTTCTAGATGATTTTGATGGATATACGCTTGGCGATTTGTTGCGTATTTGTTGCGATGTTGAG attaaaatggGAGACCGGCTCAAGTATCTCTGTGAAGAATGTACGACGACATTGCTAATTATGTACAAATTCAGAGTCAAGGCAAAAGAAGCTCAGCGAATTTTGGAATTACATGATGCCCCTAGCAAAGGTCTAAATAATGTTCTGGTAGACGAAAATCCAACCAACTTTCTGACAGAAATGGCTGACCATACGAATACTGTGACTAATGAGATCGGGGACTTTTCATTGCAAACTATGCAATTGCTGCAACAATGTGGATCATTTTGTGGTGACTTAGAGTCCTTAAACGAAGAATCGCGTGGCACGGAAAATTCTCCACCTCCTAGCAGTACAGCTACAACAACTGTTGAGTCCGTTTCGTCACTGAACAACTCAGCAGAAAATTCTGGGGATGATGAGATAATAAACTATGTGTTACCAATAATTCGTCCAAAGAATTGTATAGATCATTCGGTAGAACAACAACCTCTGATTAGactaaaaagaaaatgtcGTCGAAGTGTAAAAGAAACTcctattaattataaatgcaAACAATGTGGAGCAGGGTTTTTCATACTTAAAAACTTAGTCTCGCATTTGACTCTGGTACATGGAATACAAGAGAAGTACCGTTGTCGTATATGTGACGAAGAAACTACGAA CATTGACGATTACTTGGATCATCAGAACAAACATGTGGTGATAAAGGAAGTTTCAAGCACAACTGAAAGTCCAATTGAAACCAACGTGAAACgtgttgaaacaaaaaaactctttaagTGCGATCATTGTCCAAAAACTTTTATGTCCAAATCTTCATTACAGGCGCACATACGGGTCCACACAg gagAGCGTCCATTCCAGTGTAGCAAGTgcgaaaaacatttcaaaacagTAGGTGCTTTAGAGTTACATGAAAGACGTCACGCTGGTATTAAGCCCTATGTTTGTACATATTGTGGCAAAAGTTTTGTTGAAAGCAGTAATCTTAAGGTACACGTGAGATCACATACAAATGAAAAACCACATATATGC GTACATTGCGGACGTGGATTTTCCcgagtttttttattacaaatacaTACAAGAACTCATACAG gggAACGTCCATATCAATGTAACATATGTAATAAAGCATTTTCCCAGCGAGGAGAtttaaaatcacacaaaaaaatacatacgAATGACAG ACCCTTTATATGTGAGCTTTGTGGAAAAAGATTCATAAAGAACAGTAGTTTGAATCAACATAAACGCAATCACAAAAGTTGTCTCGGAAAGATGATATTACCTGATAGTGCAGGCTCGATTTTTGACAACGTAACGCCATTACCAGTGTTTGAAAGT aattttttacatcTGTATTTCTACATAAACAAGGATGAAGATGAATTAACGATTGTGATCTTAATCTAg
- the LOC134837486 gene encoding reticulon-4 receptor-like 1, whose translation MPLKQISILNVIPDVTYLDLSVNPIGKSLNDDSFKNIVSLESLYLVNCQIEILPPKIFAGLYRLKVVDLSENYLIYIDLTIFSHLTMIEMLFLDGNNLDELNFGILDISNNNMSGFDLEYVAVLKNLQILNIESCGLKKINKQIIQYQLEELKEIYIDGNFWDLL comes from the exons ATGCCattaaaac aaatttctattttaaatgttatacCTGATGTAACATACTTAGATTTATCTGTTAATCCGATAGGTAAATCATTAAATGATGattcattcaaaaacataGTTAGCTTAGAATCACTATACTTAGTTAATTGTCAAATTGAAATACTTCCTCCGAAAATCTTTGCAGGTTTATATAGACTTAAAGTGGTAGACCTTAGTGAAAATTACTTAATCTATATAGATTTAACAATATTCTCACACCTTACAATGATTGAGATGCTTTTCCTTGATGGAAATAATTTAGATGAACTTAATTTTGGT ATACTTGATAtctcaaataataatatgagtGGTTTTGATTTAGAGTATGTAGCTGTCTTAAAGAACCTGCAAATATTGAACATCGAAAGTTgcgggttaaaaaaaattaacaaacaaattatACAATACCAATTAGAAGAACTTAAAGAAATATATATTGATGGAAACTTTTGGGATT tactCTAG
- the LOC134827444 gene encoding N-alpha-acetyltransferase 10, with the protein MNIRCAKPEDLMNMQHCNLLCLPENYQMKYYFYHGLTWPQLSYVAEDDKGNIVGYVLAKMEEPEPGEESKHGHITSLAVKRSYRRLGLAQKLMNQASLAMVECFDAQYVSLHVRKSNRAALNLYTNSLGFRILEIEPKYYADGEDAYSMRRDLAEIAKETHNHIRTIDGRPSSDHSGHDGHCC; encoded by the coding sequence ATGAATATACGATGCGCTAAGCCTGAGGATTTGATGAACATGCAACACTGTAATTTGCTATGTTTACCAGAAAATTATCAGATGAAATATTACTTTTATCATGGTTTGACATGGCCTCAATTGAGCTATGTGGCAGAAGATGACAAAGGTAATATTGTCGGCTATGTTTTAGCAAAAATGGAGGAGCCAGAACCAGGTGAAGAGAGCAAGCACGGTCATATTACGTCTTTGGCAGTGAAGAGATCTTACCGCAGACTTGGTCTTGCACAAAAGCTAATGAATCAAGCATCTCTAGCTATGGTAGAGTGTTTCGATGCTCAGTACGTATCTCTGCATGTTCGTAAAAGCAATCGAGCTGCCTTAAATTTGTACACAAATTCACTGGGATTTCGAATTCTGGAAATAGAGCCAAAATACTATGCAGACGGTGAAGATGCTTATTCAATGCGACGAGACTTGGCGGAGATAGCAAAGGAAACACATAATCATATTCGTACGATTGATGGACGTCCGTCGTCAGATCATTCAGGACATGACGGACATTGTtgctaa
- the LOC134827421 gene encoding ATP-dependent RNA helicase DHX8 yields the protein MDELEKLEHLSLVSKICTELDNHLGLNDKDLAEFIIDLAEKNPSLPAFKKVLLENGAEFNDSFISNLLRIIQLMKPLKTSGSSKCFDDSKTEDKTTLLAMKFPGLALPNEPQKLLESDEEKQLKEEKPLSELIVDDMFAELEALAPSKSKNEDEKKLKEKQNSLKSHDHSENQRKRRSRSRDCSRRHVSSRNSNKNRNRSSSRDRNYRRRSSSRDRSKKRRRRSRSRSTDYSHRRQKRGSSRSPRKSYGQKEEFSDDPEPGKIYNGKVANIVAFGAFVQIFGLRKRWEGLVHISQLRGEGRVANVSDVVSKGDSVKVKCISLAGNKVSLSMKEVDQISGEDLNPASHSHLQAEKEFSSRNPDRPIIGTDMLQLQGNMEDDETMKRKKVTRISSPERWEIQQMISSGVIDRTELPDFDEENGLLPKDDEDEEDIEIEIVEDEPPFLQGHGRALHDLSPVRIMKNPDGSLAQAAMMQSALAKERREQKMLQREQEQESLPSGLNKNWIDPLPEEDRSFATVARGTTAGPADVPEWKRAVIGGKKSSFGRKTDMSIVEQRQSLPIYKLKDDLIKAVNDNQILIVIGETGSGKTTQITQYLAECGFTARGRIGCTQPRRVAAMSVAKRVAEEYGCRLGQEVGYTIRFEDCTCPETLIKYMTDGMLLRECLMDLDLKNYSLIMLDEAHERTIHTDVLFGLLKQAVQKRPELKVIVTSATLDAVKFSQYFFEAPIFTIPGRTFPVEILYTKEPETDYLDASLITVMQIHLREPPGDILLFLTGQEEIDTACEILYERMKSLGPDVPELIILPVYSALPSEMQTRIFDPAPPGSRKVVIATNIAETSLTIDGIYYVVDPGFVKQKVYNSKTGMDSLLVTPISQAAAKQRAGRAGRTGPGKCYRLYTERAYRDEMMPTPVPEIQRTNLATTVLQLKTMGINDLLHFDFMDAPPVESLIMALEQLHSLSALDDEGLLTRLGRRMAEFPLEPTLSKMLIMSVALQCSDEVLTIVSMLSVQNVFHRPKDKQALADQKKAKFNQQEGDHLTLLAVYNSWKNNKFSTPWCYENFVQNRTLKRAQDVRKQLLGIMDRHKLDVLSCGKNSAKVQKTICSGFFRNAAKKDPQEGYRTLVDSQVVYIHPSSALFHRQPEWVVYHELVQTTKEYMREVCSIDPKWLVEFAPAFFRFSDPTKLSKFKKNQRLEPLHNKYEEPNSWRISRVRRRRN from the exons ATGGACGAATTAGAGAAACTTGAACACCTTTCGTTAGTGTCTAAAATATGTACAGAATTAGACAACCATCTAGGCTTAAATGACAAGGATCTTG ctgaatttattattgatcTAGCGGAGAAAAATCCATCTTTACCtgctttcaaaaaagttttgctaGAAAACGGAGCAGAGTTTAACGACTCATTCATTTCTAATTTACTTCGGATTATTCAGCTAATGAAACCATTAAAGACCAGCGGATCGTCTAAGTGCTTTGATGATTCAAAGACAGAAGATAAAACGACATTGTTAGCAATGAAATTTCCCGGATTAGCATTGCCAAATGAACCGCAAAAGCTCCTCGAGTCAGATGAAGAGAAAcaattaaaagaagaaaagccTCTAAGTGAGCTAATTGTGGATGATATGTTTGCCGAATTGGAGGCATTAGCACCAAGCAAGTCTAAAaacgaagatgaaaaaaaattgaaagaaaaacaaaattcattgaaatcgCATGATCATTCGGAAAATCAAAGGAAACGCCGCAGTAGGTCTAGAGATTGCTCAAGAAGACATGTTTCCTCTAGGAACAGTAACAAAAACCGAAATAGAAGTTCATCTCGCGATAGGAATTACCGTAGAAGAAGTAGTTCTAGGGACAGgtcaaaaaaacgaagaaggcGTAGCAGAAGTAGATCAACGGATTATAGTCACAGAAGACAAAAGCGAGGTTCTTCTCGAAGCCCGAGGAAATCCTATGGACAAAAGGAAGAATTTAGCGATGACCCAGAGCCAGGAAAGATTTACAATGGAAAGGTTGCAAATATTGTGGCGTTCGGTGCATTTGTGCAGATTTTTGGATTGCGTAAACGATGGGAAGGACTTGTACATATATCACAACTAAGAGGAGAAGGTAGAGTCGCTAATGTATCAGATGTTGTTTCGAAAGGCGATAGTGTAAAAGTAAAGTGTATTTCACTAGCGGGAAATAAAGTATCGCTGTCTATGAAAGAGGTTGATCAAATATCTGGAGAGGATCTCAATCCTGCATCACATTCTCATTTGCAAGCAGAAAAAGAGTTCTCTAGTAGGAATCCAGACCGTCCAATAATAGGAACAGATATGCTTCAGCTTCAAGGAAACATGGAGGATGATGAGactatgaaaagaaaaaaggtcACGAGAATTTCAAGTCCTGAACGATGGGAAATACAACAAATGATATCGTCGGGTGTAATAGATCGTACCGAACTGCCAGATTTTGATGAAGAAAATGGTTTATTACCCAAAGATGATGAAGACGAAGAGgatattgaaattgaaattgtgGAAGATGAACCACCATTTTTGCAAGGACACGGAAGAGCATTGCATGATCTCTCTCCAGTTCGAATCATGAAAAATCCTGATGGATCACTTGCTCAAGCAGCTATGATGCAATCTGCACTTGCAAAAGAACGGAGAGAACAAAAGATGCTGCAAAGAGAACAAGAACAAGAGTCACTGCCATCaggtttgaataaaaattggatTGATCCGTTACCTGAAG AGGACCGGTCTTTTGCAACAGTAGCACGCGGAACAACAGCAGGACCAGCGGATGTTCCAGAGTGGAAACGAGCAGTAATTGgtggaaaaaaatcttcttttggCCGTAAAACAGATATGAGTATTGTCGAACAAAGGCAATCTCTTCCAATTTATAAGCTAAAAGATGACCTTATTAAAGCGGTGAACgacaatcaaattttgattgtcATCGGAGAAACGGGATCCGgaaaaacaacacaaataaCACAATATCTTGCAGAGTGTGGATTTACAGCAAGAGGTCGTATTGGATGTACCCAACCGAGGCGTGTTGCTGCCATGAGTGTTGCTAAGAGGGTTGCTGAGGAGTACGGCTGTCGTTTAGGGCAAGAAGTTGGTTATACAATCCGTTTTGAGGACTGTACGTGTCCAGagactttaataaaatacatgaCGGACGGTATGTTATTGCGAGAATGTCTGATGGATTTAGACTTGAAAAACTACTCTCTTATTATGCTTGATGAGGCGCATGAAAGAACAATTCACACCGACGTGCTTTTTGGTTTACTGAAACAAGCTGTGCAAAAGCGCCCCGAACTGAAAGTTATTGTTACATCCGCAACGTTAGACGCcgtgaaattttctcaatatttcTTTGAAGCTCCTATTTTTACAATACCTGGAAGAACGTTTCCCGTTGAGATCTTATATACGAAAGAGCCCGAAACGGATTACCTGGATGCCTCTTTAATAACTGTCATGCAAATACATTTGAGAGAACCACCAGGCGATATATTGCTATTCCTTACTGGCCAAGAGGAAATTGATACAGCATgtgaaattttgtatgaacgAATGAAATCTTTGGGGCCTGATGTGCCAGAATTAATCATATTGCCAGTTTACTCGGCACTCCCATCCGAAATGCAAACCCGTATTTTCGATCCTGCCCCACCCGGGAGTCGTAAAGTTGTGATTGCTACAAACATTGCAGAGACTTCACTTACCATAGATGGGATTTATTATGTGGTCGATCCAGGCTTTGTGAAACAAAAAGTGTACAATTCTAAAACAGGTATGGACTCTCTCCTGGTTACACCAATTTCACAAGCAGCTGCAAAACAGAGAGCAGGTCGAGCAGGACGAACTGGCCCTGGAAAATGCTATCGCTTATACACTGAGCGAGCATACAGAGACGAAATGATGCCAACTCCAGTACCAGAAATACAAAGAACCAATTTAGCTACAACAGTTTTACAACTTAAGACAATGGGTATCAATGATTTACTTCATTTTGATTTCATGGATGCTCCTCCAGTGGAGTCACTGATAATGGCTCTCGAGCAGCTGCATTCTCTGTCCGCACTGGATGACGAAGGCTTGTTAACACGTCTTGGTCGACGAATGGCAGAGTTCCCATTAGAGCCGACTTTGTCAAAAATGCTAATTATGTCTGTGGCTCTACAATGCTCGGACGAAGTGTTAACTATTGTTTCTATGTTAAGTGTTCAGAATGTATTTCATCGTCCCAAAGATAAACAAGCGTTAGCTGatcaaaaaaaggcaaaattcaACCAGCAGGAAGGAGATCACTTAACCCTACTGGCTGTTTACAACAGTTGGAAGAACAACAAATTCAGCACACCGTGGTGTTATGAGAATTTCGTGCAAAATAGGACGCTGAAAAGAGCTCAGGACGTAAGAAAACAATTGTTGGGGATCATGGATCGTCACAAGTTAGATGTTTTATCGTGTGGAAAGAATTCAGCAAAGGTTCAGAAGACCATTTGTTCTGGTTTTTTTAGAAATGCTGCTAAAAAAGACCCACAGGAAGGTTATCGAACGCTTGTTGACTCGCAAGTTGTCTACATACATCCGTCGTCGGCACTGTTTCATCGACAACCTGAATGGGTAGTGTACCATGAACTTGtacaaacaacaaaagaatACATGAGAGAGGTTTGTTCAATAGATCCCAAATGGTTAGTAGAATTTGCACCTGCCTTTTTCAGATTCTCAGATCCTACTAAATTGagcaaatttaagaaaaatcaacgaTTGGAACCGCTGCACAACAAATACGAAGAACCTAATTCATGGCGAATATCACGTGTGAGACGACGTCGAAATTAG
- the LOC134827431 gene encoding dolichol kinase: protein MTIIMLVSKHHQIFLTQNLKNLGIITRPQSGKGLWLSFLLPLCYIISLGKLEKQTFFDYKITTIISFGLFLQTLAIYYSLFTDRFNFISNGLLHLSPGLVSALLIWNCMRQNYVFSIVCGLCTTILYQALYYRVMKCLPRSFTLGEGAVVVQGLTLFLFNAFLQLPSIYYTGKSPQTQTTEMASMTPILQIGLIGILLLVIAIHFVPLLQKCVFFYPLLLSFIGLMIALPDSHGMPQVYSFVGFFIKDMERIAVLLAFIMLMLLAVITVAVFSIGNLQSSTSVRKIFHILIILVFVPGLIYQCSLLYVSSVLMLAVFCLLETVRIIDLPPLAKALNSSVSIFLDEKDVGYVALTPIYLLVGCSLPLWIHPVPCDITDSAGFDLLKLFSGVLSVGIGDMAASFVGVRFGRHKWSNTSKTIEGTLGSIMFQIISVYCLWQLRIIQLNYLNTICVGLAILLNAIVEAKTDQVDNLVLPLITFFILSFG, encoded by the exons ATGACAATAATAATGTTGGTATCAAAGCACCATCAAATATTTCTGACACAGAATCTGAAGAATTTGGGTATAATCACCAG ACCGCAATCTGGAAAAGGATTATGGCTTTCATTTTTGCTACCTTTGTGCTACATAATTAGTTTGGGAAAGTTGGAAAAGCAGACATTTTTCGACTATAAAATCACAACGATCATAAGTTTTGGGCTCTTTCTGCAGACTCTTGCTATTTACTACTCGCTGTTCACCGACCGATTCAACTTTATTTCAAATGGACTGTTGCATTTGTCACCTGGCTTAGTTTCAGCACTTTTAATTTGGAATTGTATGAGacaaaattatgttttcaGTATAGTTTGTGGTCTATGCACTACAATTTTATATCAGGCTCTATACTATCGTGTAATGAAATGCTTACCACGAAGCTTTACTTTGGGTGAAGGTGCTGTCGTAGTACAGGGTCTtactttatttcttttcaatgCGTTTTTGCAGTTACCTTCAATTTACTACACCGGAAAATCACCCCAAACACAAACGACTGAGATGGCATCTATGACTCCAATTTTACAAATTGGATTGATTGGTATTTTGCTTCTGGTTATTGCTATACATTTTGTTCCGTTATTGCAAAAATGTGTTTTCTTTTATCCCTTACTGTTGTCCTTCATCGGCTTAATGATTGCACTTCCGGACTCTCATGGCATGCCACAAGTATATTCATTTGTAGGTTTTTTCATAAAGGATATGGAAAGG ATAGCTGTTTTGTTGGCATTTATTATGTTAATGTTACTTGCTGTCATTACAGTTGCAGTTTTTTCGATTGGAAATTTGCAATCATCAACCAGTGTACGAAAgattttccatattttgataattttagtatTCGTACCCGGTTTGATTTACCAGTGTTCTTTACTTTATGTATCATCTGTTTTAATGCTAGCTGTCTTTTGTTTGTTAGAGACAGTACGCATTATTGATCTTCCTCCGTTAGCAAAAGCTCTAAACTcgtcagtttcaatttttctcgatGAAAAAGACGTCGGTTATGTGGCACTGACCCCTATATATCTACTGGTCGGGTGCTCGTTGCCTTTGTGGATCCATCCCGTTCCCTGTGACATAACGGACTCGGCTggatttgatttattaaagCTATTTTCTGGCGTTTTATCAGTTGGTATAGGTGATATGGCTGCAAGCTTTGTGGGAGTTCGTTTTGGAAGACACAAATGGTCCAATACTTCAAAGACTATTGAGGGTACTTTAGGAAGCATTATGTTTCAAATTATATCTGTTTATTGTCTCTGGCAACTcagaataattcaattaaactatttaaacACAATTTGTGTAGGATTAGCTATCTTACTAAATGCCATAGTTGAAGCCAAAACAGATCAAGTTGATAATTTAGTCCTACCtctaattacattttttattttgtcatttggttaa
- the LOC134827436 gene encoding large ribosomal subunit protein eL22-like, protein MWTCHFPHRVAPCLFVTALSFLSSSRRVKMPAVDKKKKAEAGDKKPKADAAKATKPAAAKKEAVPAKKETAKAKPVEAKKVAPAPKPAAPAKKEEVKEDAPKKTFEKKAAAGKVAKPPKAKVAQAVKAGNAAKNVLRGKAVQKKKKEHLRFGVDCTNIAEDNIMDVSDFEKYLREHFKVHGKTGNLGRNVTFEKQKFKVYVNSDVHFSKRYLKYLTKRYLKKNSLRDWIRVVSNDKDLYELRYFRIVSNDDDEEDNE, encoded by the exons ATGTGGACCTGTCATTTTCCGCATCGTGTAGCTCCCTGTTTATTTGTCACGGCTCTTTCTTTTCTGTCAAGTTCTCGACGAGTTAAAATGCCAGCCGTG gataaaaaaaagaaggctGAGGCCGGAGACAAGAAACCAAAGGCCGATGCAGCCAAGGCAACAAAACCTGCTGCTGCCAAGAAAGAAGCTGTTCCAGCGAAAAAAGAAACTGCTAAAGCTAAGCCAGTTGAAGCTAAGAAAGTAGCTCCAG CACCAAAACCAGCTGCTccagcaaaaaaagaagaagtcaAGGAGGATGCACCTAAAAAGACTTTTGAAAAGAAGGCCGCTGCAGGAAAGGTAGCTAAGCCACCAAAGGCTAAAGTTGCCCAAGCGGTAAAAGCCGGCAACGCTGCTAAAAATGTTTTGCGTGGAAAAGCAgtgcaaaagaaaaagaaggaaCATCTTCGATTTGGCGTTGATTGTACCAACATTGCTGAAGACAACATTATGGATGTATCGGACTTT gaaaaataccTTCGTGAACACTTTAAAGTTCATGGCAAGACAGGTAATTTGGGTCGTAATGTTACCTTTGAAAAGCAAAAGTTCAAGGTTTACGTAAACTCCGATGTACACTTTTCCAAACGGTATTTGAAGTACCTAACTAAGCGCTACTTGAAGAAGAACAGTTTGCGTGATTGGATCCGTGTCGTTTCCAACGATAAGGACTTGTATGAGTTACGTTACTTCAGAATTGTttcaaatgatgatgatgaagaggataacgaataa